In Gemmatimonadaceae bacterium, the following proteins share a genomic window:
- a CDS encoding TetR/AcrR family transcriptional regulator, which yields MGVKERRQRERTQVREKILDAALEVFAKDGAQGVTMRALAEAIEYSPPVIYAHFRDKEAIIQELCYRQLRSLAQQFANFGALDPVERLRRIGYVYSDFAVDHPSHFRFLFLTPHAFIADGEEVAKDDPERNAYAFLKQTVKDGLAAGVFRPEYKDAEEVAQICWGSAHGFMALHNIKGPNSWVEWRDARKTAHRLIDATLAGLVKAEANARTNGAPARKSRAR from the coding sequence ATGGGCGTCAAGGAACGACGACAACGCGAGCGAACGCAGGTCCGCGAGAAGATTCTCGACGCGGCCCTGGAGGTGTTTGCGAAGGATGGCGCCCAGGGCGTCACCATGCGCGCGCTCGCCGAGGCCATCGAGTACTCGCCGCCGGTCATCTACGCGCACTTTCGCGACAAGGAAGCCATCATCCAGGAGCTATGCTATAGGCAGCTCCGAAGCTTGGCCCAGCAGTTCGCGAACTTCGGCGCGCTCGATCCGGTCGAGCGTCTCCGGCGGATCGGCTACGTCTATTCGGACTTCGCCGTCGATCATCCGAGCCACTTCCGTTTCCTCTTTCTCACGCCGCACGCGTTCATTGCCGACGGAGAGGAGGTCGCGAAGGACGATCCGGAGCGGAACGCGTACGCGTTTCTCAAACAGACGGTGAAGGACGGACTCGCCGCTGGTGTCTTCCGGCCCGAGTACAAGGACGCCGAAGAGGTCGCACAGATCTGTTGGGGAAGCGCGCATGGCTTCATGGCCCTGCACAACATCAAAGGGCCGAACAGTTGGGTCGAATGGCGCGACGCGCGGAAGACCGCGCACCGGCTCATCGACGCAACGTTGGCCGGCCTCGTGAAAGCCGAGGCCAACGCTCGCACGAACGGCGCGCCGGCTCGGAAGTCTCGAGCGCGCTAG
- a CDS encoding AAA family ATPase: protein MSALSLTLCGRVAAALDGGPLPAASLGNKSLALLAFLALEPGAHSRDEIMAMLWGEYPEEKARASLRQALAHLRDALGEALYTDRASVFLVSEPDSDIRRFLAAADSSPRDAADVDIPHFLRGLQLRRSAGFDEWADEKRHTLLRRYAGVLAAAVRESIASNRSRDAVRVAERWVTVDDFSADATLALMESQFLARNRSAALQAFADYRSRLDADERPDHRLVEMAQRIHDSRASGEAKRQATEEWYAAAPSFYGSLIGRDREWDRLRASWRAVAQSKSRVVIVEGESGVGKSRLADDFARWVTAEGGTVLRGRGFDARVGVPFGAMIEALRSGIDAPGLSGTDPQWLTEIVRVVPELRQRFAGLPAVGPASTADSWRLFEGIAQMLLAISEETPVTVLIDDVQWIDADSCALLHFLVRKLERAAILWFVTFALGAVERDSAAARWVRALRGSPACEVVALRPLNEDEVWQLVRGLGRVSTPAGAHRLASRIYEVTAGYPFYIVELLKTLFAQGWLTVEPESGEWIVRPSDSGDEPALTLPSVHEAIAERIECLSDELKGVLITIAVSTRGCRTDVMSHVHGISRLRAAAIGDALVERHLVVEDNGAYRVAHPVIGRVMGDELGKSRKREVHRGLALAMELVGSERAEYVDPGEIARHAEQAGERTMAYKFAMQAVESCERRFAFDDALAWLDFAAGVASTSTESDAVNRATAQLLEISVRRELPPARMTSANAAAELDVRTP from the coding sequence ATGTCCGCGCTGTCACTCACGTTGTGCGGCCGCGTCGCTGCGGCTCTCGACGGTGGTCCTTTGCCCGCGGCGTCGCTCGGCAACAAGAGCTTGGCTTTGCTTGCGTTTCTGGCGCTCGAGCCGGGAGCTCATAGCCGGGACGAGATCATGGCCATGCTCTGGGGCGAATACCCGGAGGAGAAAGCCCGCGCCTCGCTCCGACAGGCGCTCGCGCATCTCCGCGACGCACTCGGCGAGGCACTTTACACGGATCGCGCGTCGGTCTTTCTCGTCTCGGAGCCGGACAGCGACATCCGCCGGTTTCTTGCTGCCGCCGATAGCTCACCCCGCGACGCGGCCGATGTCGACATCCCGCATTTCCTCCGCGGGCTCCAGTTGCGACGCTCGGCTGGATTCGACGAGTGGGCCGATGAAAAGCGCCACACGCTTCTCCGACGGTACGCCGGCGTGCTCGCGGCGGCCGTACGAGAATCGATTGCCAGCAATCGTTCGCGCGATGCCGTACGAGTCGCCGAGCGATGGGTGACCGTCGATGACTTCTCCGCCGACGCGACGCTCGCCTTGATGGAATCGCAGTTTCTCGCGCGCAATCGTTCGGCGGCGTTGCAAGCGTTCGCCGACTATCGGTCGCGTCTCGACGCCGACGAGCGTCCGGATCACCGGCTCGTCGAGATGGCGCAACGGATCCACGACTCGCGTGCGAGCGGCGAAGCCAAACGACAAGCGACCGAAGAATGGTACGCAGCCGCGCCATCGTTTTACGGAAGCCTCATCGGCCGGGATCGCGAGTGGGACCGCCTGCGCGCGTCGTGGCGCGCCGTCGCGCAGAGCAAGTCGCGCGTCGTGATCGTCGAAGGCGAATCCGGCGTCGGCAAATCCCGACTCGCCGACGACTTCGCGCGCTGGGTGACCGCCGAGGGAGGCACGGTACTTCGCGGACGCGGATTCGACGCGCGCGTCGGCGTGCCGTTCGGCGCGATGATCGAAGCGCTTCGCTCGGGGATCGACGCGCCAGGGCTGAGCGGGACTGACCCCCAGTGGCTGACGGAAATCGTGCGCGTCGTGCCCGAGCTGCGTCAACGTTTCGCCGGACTTCCCGCCGTCGGACCCGCGTCTACCGCGGACAGCTGGCGTCTCTTCGAGGGGATCGCACAGATGCTGCTCGCGATTTCGGAAGAGACTCCGGTCACGGTACTCATCGACGACGTGCAGTGGATCGACGCCGACAGCTGCGCGCTGCTCCACTTTCTCGTGCGCAAGCTCGAGCGCGCGGCGATTCTCTGGTTCGTCACCTTCGCGCTCGGCGCCGTGGAGCGCGACTCCGCGGCGGCGCGCTGGGTGCGCGCGTTGCGAGGATCGCCGGCGTGTGAGGTCGTCGCGCTTCGACCGCTGAATGAAGACGAAGTCTGGCAGCTCGTGCGTGGACTCGGTCGAGTGAGCACACCGGCCGGAGCGCACCGGCTGGCGTCGCGCATCTATGAAGTGACGGCGGGTTACCCGTTCTATATAGTCGAGCTGCTCAAGACGCTCTTCGCTCAGGGCTGGCTGACCGTCGAGCCCGAGAGCGGCGAGTGGATCGTCCGTCCGAGCGACTCGGGCGACGAGCCCGCGCTCACGCTGCCCTCTGTCCACGAAGCAATCGCCGAGCGAATCGAGTGTCTGTCGGACGAGCTCAAAGGGGTGCTGATCACGATCGCGGTCTCGACGCGTGGCTGCAGAACCGACGTGATGTCTCACGTGCACGGCATTTCCCGCCTCCGCGCCGCGGCGATCGGCGACGCGCTCGTCGAGCGTCACTTGGTCGTCGAGGACAACGGAGCGTACCGCGTCGCGCATCCGGTGATCGGGCGCGTCATGGGCGACGAGCTCGGGAAATCCCGCAAGCGCGAAGTGCATCGCGGGCTCGCGCTCGCGATGGAGCTCGTCGGGTCGGAGCGCGCCGAGTACGTGGATCCCGGTGAGATCGCGCGACACGCCGAGCAGGCGGGCGAACGAACCATGGCCTACAAGTTCGCCATGCAGGCCGTCGAGTCCTGCGAACGCCGCTTCGCCTTCGACGACGCACTCGCCTGGCTCGACTTCGCCGCCGGCGTCGCATCGACCTCTACCGAGTCCGACGCGGTGAACCGCGCGACCGCACAGCTCCTCGAGATCTCCGTCCGCCGCGAGCTCCCGCCTGCGCGCATGACGAGCGCCAATGCAGCCGCGGAGCTCGACGTTCGCACGCCATAG
- a CDS encoding efflux RND transporter periplasmic adaptor subunit, protein MTATDLPLTATPVGQAALPDVFDPLHGALVELAASLDAREIETKTVSFARAILRADRVSAWIERDGSLTCWIANGEGAEQVTGATAPLEALEPAMEDEEGMAILVTPFRPSESALGALRVARDLAAHGAFTPAEQVAFSRLAEVAGVALRNAERVAANDRTSDLELIMEMSRAIGSTLDLDRVMRAVVNLAMRAIRFDRGAIALYERGKCDIRALAGVEKFDREDPELQDLAVRGAWAAGVGEAFYLSDRTEAASDAERLFLQIFEGDLEADGVRSGLYIPLKDDEGVLGILLFEAERPEFATERQRELATILANQATVALRNAQLYQQVPLADTLGAIHAKKEQLLALPAARRLTWAIVAAVVIASLTLIQWPLRVDGNQPVFRPNVRTQIRPLVDGVVERVFIREGARVTRGDPIMQLRDVDQRAARDAALSDAASAEREATSASARGDAAEERLHRMRADALRREAAVLDQQVRGALVRSPVTGVVLTPRPQEKLGSWVEAGSELIVVGRTDTLELDLNVDERDIARIRIGDEVRLRVDAYPQRTFSGHVTAISPVGVGVGVDGSTGGQVVGSNGATGNGASGFPVRALVPNDSDLVRPGMVAYARVLTDPSSVLGRVTREPWRRLRLFWWRIWS, encoded by the coding sequence GTGACGGCGACCGACTTGCCGCTGACGGCAACGCCTGTGGGACAAGCGGCGCTGCCCGACGTTTTCGATCCGCTTCACGGCGCGCTGGTCGAGCTCGCGGCCAGTCTCGACGCGCGCGAGATCGAGACGAAGACAGTTTCTTTCGCCCGCGCGATTCTTCGAGCGGACCGAGTCTCGGCGTGGATTGAGCGAGACGGTTCCCTGACCTGCTGGATAGCGAACGGCGAAGGCGCCGAGCAGGTGACCGGAGCGACGGCGCCGCTCGAAGCGCTGGAGCCGGCGATGGAAGATGAGGAAGGAATGGCGATCCTCGTCACGCCATTTCGCCCCTCGGAATCGGCACTCGGTGCGCTTCGTGTCGCGCGCGATCTCGCCGCACACGGCGCGTTCACACCCGCGGAGCAGGTCGCGTTCAGCCGTCTCGCCGAAGTCGCCGGCGTCGCGCTGCGAAACGCCGAGCGTGTCGCGGCGAACGATCGGACGAGTGATCTCGAGCTGATCATGGAGATGAGCCGCGCGATCGGATCGACGCTCGATCTCGATCGTGTGATGCGCGCGGTGGTGAATCTCGCGATGCGCGCCATTCGATTCGACCGCGGCGCGATCGCGCTCTACGAGCGCGGCAAGTGCGACATCCGCGCGCTCGCCGGCGTCGAGAAGTTCGACCGCGAGGATCCGGAGCTCCAGGATCTCGCCGTGCGAGGCGCGTGGGCCGCCGGCGTCGGCGAAGCGTTCTACCTCTCGGACCGGACCGAAGCCGCGTCGGACGCCGAACGACTCTTTCTCCAGATCTTTGAAGGCGATCTCGAGGCGGATGGCGTGAGGAGCGGTTTGTACATCCCGCTCAAGGACGACGAGGGCGTGCTCGGCATCCTGCTCTTCGAAGCCGAGCGTCCCGAGTTTGCGACGGAGCGGCAGCGCGAGCTGGCGACGATTCTCGCGAATCAGGCGACGGTCGCGCTTCGCAACGCGCAGCTCTACCAGCAAGTTCCCCTCGCCGACACGCTGGGCGCGATCCACGCCAAGAAGGAGCAGCTGCTCGCGTTGCCGGCGGCCCGAAGACTCACGTGGGCGATCGTCGCCGCGGTGGTGATCGCGTCGCTGACGCTCATTCAGTGGCCGCTGCGAGTCGACGGAAACCAGCCGGTTTTTCGGCCAAACGTCCGCACCCAGATCCGGCCGCTCGTCGACGGCGTCGTGGAGCGTGTCTTCATCCGAGAAGGCGCACGCGTGACGCGCGGCGATCCGATCATGCAATTGCGCGACGTCGATCAACGAGCGGCGCGTGACGCGGCGCTGTCGGATGCCGCGAGCGCCGAGCGCGAAGCGACATCGGCGTCCGCGCGCGGCGACGCGGCCGAGGAGCGGCTGCATCGAATGCGCGCCGACGCGCTGCGCCGCGAGGCGGCCGTGCTCGATCAACAAGTTCGCGGGGCGCTCGTGCGGAGTCCGGTCACCGGCGTCGTGCTGACGCCCAGGCCGCAAGAAAAACTCGGTTCATGGGTGGAGGCAGGGAGCGAATTGATCGTCGTCGGTCGCACCGACACGCTCGAGTTGGACCTCAACGTGGACGAGCGCGACATCGCCCGAATTCGTATCGGCGACGAAGTGCGCCTGCGAGTGGACGCATATCCGCAGCGGACGTTCTCGGGACACGTGACGGCGATTTCGCCCGTGGGGGTGGGGGTCGGCGTGGACGGGTCGACGGGTGGACAGGTGGTCGGGTCTAACGGCGCTACTGGAAACGGCGCGAGCGGGTTTCCTGTGCGAGCACTGGTTCCGAATGACTCCGATCTGGTGCGCCCCGGGATGGTAGCGTATGCCCGCGTTCTCACCGATCCGTCATCCGTACTTGGTCGAGTGACGCGTGAACCTTGGCGGAGATTGCGGCTCTTCTGGTGGAGGATCTGGTCGTGA
- a CDS encoding efflux RND transporter periplasmic adaptor subunit: protein MMACSRQSNVVPKKATVQTAAGILVDTTTVRVPLRLPAQLYVEHDAVVVARAAGNVDSVLADLNDHVANGAPLALLENADQQIALAQADASFENLSKVVARARLMTKAGGITVADSEQAEFQYQQADLARRKARRDIELTKVIAPFNGVVTARYARAGRFVNVGDTLFRVTETSPLMARVRVPEATAASVHVGDHATVSNDAGATASAIVASAAPVIDAASGTREVVLRVGETSRLIPGASVTVRLGAERRRVVAIPRDAVAPDGFVLVVEGAGTALRPVTVGADLGDGRVEIVNGLSPGERIARR, encoded by the coding sequence ATGATGGCTTGTAGTCGACAGTCGAACGTCGTACCGAAGAAAGCAACGGTTCAGACGGCGGCTGGCATCCTCGTCGACACGACCACGGTGAGGGTACCACTGCGGTTGCCGGCGCAGCTCTACGTCGAGCATGATGCCGTCGTAGTCGCGCGCGCCGCGGGGAACGTGGACTCGGTGCTGGCCGATTTGAACGATCACGTCGCGAACGGCGCACCGTTAGCGTTGTTGGAGAACGCCGATCAGCAGATCGCTCTCGCTCAGGCCGACGCGTCGTTCGAGAATCTGAGTAAAGTCGTGGCGCGTGCGCGGTTGATGACGAAGGCGGGGGGCATCACCGTCGCCGACTCGGAGCAGGCGGAATTCCAGTACCAGCAGGCGGATCTCGCGCGACGGAAAGCGCGGCGGGACATTGAGCTCACCAAGGTCATCGCGCCGTTCAATGGAGTCGTCACGGCGCGATATGCCCGCGCCGGACGCTTCGTGAACGTCGGCGACACGCTCTTTCGCGTCACCGAGACGTCGCCGCTCATGGCGCGAGTTCGCGTGCCGGAAGCAACGGCGGCGAGCGTGCACGTCGGCGACCATGCGACGGTGTCCAATGACGCCGGAGCGACGGCGAGTGCAATCGTGGCCAGCGCCGCCCCGGTCATCGACGCGGCGAGCGGAACGCGCGAAGTCGTGCTTCGGGTTGGCGAAACGTCGCGGCTCATCCCGGGCGCGAGCGTCACCGTTCGGCTCGGCGCCGAGCGACGGCGCGTCGTCGCGATTCCGCGCGACGCGGTGGCGCCGGACGGCTTCGTGCTCGTCGTCGAGGGAGCCGGGACCGCGCTTCGTCCCGTCACGGTCGGCGCAGATCTCGGCGACGGTCGCGTCGAGATCGTGAACGGCCTGTCGCCCGGCGAGCGGATCGCTCGGCGCTGA
- a CDS encoding HlyD family efflux transporter periplasmic adaptor subunit: protein MATAAFIADASGARGAFLPRLRPDLTIVEQLFKGEKSFVVKDPTTRKYFRFGAVEIAVMRCFDGRRTPDDIARALADQGMKVPSRAVEGFARKLSSIGVLERTLVERTTLELERLRAERRKRRQPALFAGELLRMRWSMGDPDQLFNRILPTIRWCFTPAFLAACVLLFAAYFGVLAARWDEFSHTIAQLYSFANITFGAVVVLWCTALVVILIHELGHAFTCKHFGGEVHEMGFMLVYFQPAFYANVTDAWSFPEVRSRLWVTAAGAWIQFAAAGFAALVWSVARPGTLVAEIALAAMLIGGATTVLTNMNPLIPLDGYFALTDWLEIPNLRQRALAYVGWWLRRHTLRLDMPEPPVSGREKRVFLVYGSLAVCYIALLFALIGSWFVGKARAGLGALGVTLALALIFTLARKTIVEWARAVVMAVRMQRAERGRRWGWKRIAASGMAAGLIAIVIMAMIPWNLTASGQFVLAPVRTFGLVAPDSGILAEVFVREGTRVPAGAPVARIVDRSLERELLSAARVVDSLSVAALRARATNQSATAAQLDDQRSAASARLSGLQKRIDALTLRAQWSGVVTTPRVEEQTGRRVDYGTSILTIATVDSLEARIALDGAGSTRVRAGQVVNLVTNADPASRVVATVDAVSPAGRGLNGVAGGTIEARVPVRTDGAWRVAATGEAKVEIQRSSLLGAMWWTLRQRVRGDILL from the coding sequence ATGGCCACCGCGGCATTCATCGCCGACGCGAGCGGAGCGCGGGGGGCGTTCCTTCCACGGCTTCGACCGGATCTGACGATCGTCGAGCAGCTCTTCAAAGGTGAGAAGAGCTTCGTCGTCAAGGACCCGACTACCAGAAAGTACTTTCGCTTCGGCGCGGTCGAGATCGCCGTGATGCGCTGTTTCGACGGCCGACGCACGCCCGACGACATCGCGCGCGCGCTTGCCGACCAAGGAATGAAAGTTCCGTCGCGAGCCGTCGAAGGCTTCGCGCGGAAGCTTTCGTCGATCGGCGTGTTGGAACGAACGCTCGTCGAGCGCACGACGCTCGAGCTGGAGCGCTTGCGCGCGGAGCGACGAAAGCGGCGCCAACCCGCGCTGTTCGCCGGCGAGCTGCTGCGGATGCGTTGGTCGATGGGAGACCCCGATCAGTTGTTCAACAGGATTCTTCCCACGATCCGCTGGTGCTTCACGCCGGCGTTTCTCGCGGCGTGCGTGCTCCTTTTCGCCGCATACTTCGGAGTTCTTGCCGCACGGTGGGACGAGTTCTCGCACACGATCGCTCAACTGTATTCATTCGCCAACATCACCTTTGGCGCGGTCGTGGTGCTCTGGTGCACCGCGTTAGTCGTCATTCTCATTCACGAGCTGGGCCACGCATTCACGTGCAAGCATTTCGGCGGCGAGGTGCACGAGATGGGATTCATGCTCGTGTACTTTCAGCCGGCGTTCTACGCCAACGTCACCGACGCGTGGAGTTTTCCCGAAGTGCGCTCGAGGCTCTGGGTCACCGCCGCGGGGGCCTGGATTCAATTCGCCGCCGCGGGGTTTGCGGCCCTGGTCTGGTCGGTCGCTCGTCCCGGCACTCTCGTGGCGGAGATCGCGCTGGCAGCGATGCTGATCGGCGGAGCGACGACGGTTCTCACGAATATGAACCCGCTCATCCCGCTCGACGGCTACTTCGCGCTGACCGATTGGCTCGAGATCCCGAATCTCCGTCAACGGGCGCTGGCGTACGTCGGATGGTGGCTGCGCCGCCACACTCTGCGGCTGGACATGCCCGAGCCTCCAGTGAGTGGCCGGGAGAAGCGCGTCTTCCTTGTGTACGGCAGTCTCGCCGTGTGCTACATCGCGCTGCTGTTCGCGCTGATCGGGTCCTGGTTCGTTGGAAAAGCGCGAGCGGGGCTCGGTGCGTTGGGAGTCACGCTCGCGCTCGCGCTGATCTTCACGCTGGCCCGAAAGACGATCGTCGAATGGGCGCGCGCCGTCGTCATGGCCGTTCGCATGCAACGGGCCGAGCGAGGACGCCGATGGGGTTGGAAGCGAATCGCCGCCTCCGGCATGGCAGCCGGGCTGATTGCGATAGTAATCATGGCGATGATTCCGTGGAATCTCACGGCGTCGGGTCAATTCGTGCTGGCGCCGGTGAGAACGTTCGGCCTCGTCGCGCCAGACAGCGGGATCCTCGCCGAAGTGTTCGTGCGTGAAGGAACGCGAGTCCCGGCGGGAGCCCCGGTGGCGCGCATCGTGGATCGCTCGCTCGAGCGAGAGCTTTTGTCCGCGGCGCGAGTCGTCGATTCTCTGAGCGTCGCCGCGCTGCGCGCTCGAGCGACTAATCAATCGGCGACGGCGGCACAGCTCGACGACCAGCGCAGCGCCGCGTCGGCGCGCCTCTCAGGCTTACAGAAGCGAATCGACGCGCTGACACTCCGCGCGCAATGGAGTGGCGTCGTCACGACTCCGCGCGTCGAGGAACAGACCGGACGCCGAGTCGACTACGGCACGAGCATTCTGACGATCGCGACAGTCGATTCCCTGGAGGCTCGCATCGCGCTCGACGGTGCGGGATCGACGCGAGTGCGAGCCGGACAGGTGGTGAATCTCGTCACGAACGCCGATCCGGCATCGCGCGTCGTCGCGACGGTCGACGCGGTTTCACCGGCTGGACGCGGGCTGAACGGTGTGGCGGGGGGAACGATCGAGGCGCGTGTCCCCGTCCGCACTGACGGCGCGTGGCGCGTGGCCGCGACGGGTGAGGCGAAAGTGGAAATTCAGCGGTCGTCGCTGCTCGGGGCGATGTGGTGGACTCTGAGGCAACGCGTGCGCGGCGATATTCTTCTCTAA
- a CDS encoding HEAT repeat domain-containing protein: protein MFTAMTVQRALLLLASTASLAGAQARRPPLDSAAIADVARLLRLEDVRRFDTLELVGALGSKHPEVRRRAMLAIAHINDKRGVALLRARPLDADTALAATAVFAVGQLRDMLTIPWFDSLLANPSTAPTVAVEAACALGKIKTAAAREVLARYLTRANVAPNTRDAIGEALLAIGRSTARGNIAPIVRFTSSPDEEIRWRATWALFRPRDPAAVAELLRLSGDPSALVRSWAVRGLVKSQADSASLGDRAEAKLIAATRDDDRRVRTEAVRALGTYPDSQAVAALVTALAAPDAWLSVSAAEGLGRARGPSAVAALVAASDGSRPCALRATAIRQLQPFANAEARTAASALASDTVPYCQNVAAQILRDTSGGGTGRGGGRGRGRQPQPLVERPFGEYRAIVERWVVPAYEGKPLPRAEWQTPRGTIELELYAGDAPLAMDALARITERGTIVGTEFTRVVPDFVDQQATIRDAALQRDEVNRHRLTRGNLAWASAGLDTGRPGYTLNHTPQPHNEGDFTSLGRVVRGQEVVDRIELGDRITAARMISNMPHPSS from the coding sequence ATGTTCACCGCCATGACCGTCCAGCGCGCGCTCTTGTTGCTCGCGTCTACCGCCTCCCTCGCCGGCGCGCAGGCGCGTCGTCCGCCGCTCGATTCCGCGGCGATCGCGGATGTCGCTCGATTGCTCCGGCTCGAGGACGTACGGCGCTTCGACACACTCGAGCTCGTTGGCGCGCTCGGATCGAAGCATCCGGAAGTGCGCCGTCGCGCGATGCTCGCCATCGCGCACATCAATGACAAGCGCGGCGTCGCGCTGCTGCGTGCCCGGCCGCTCGACGCCGACACCGCACTTGCCGCCACGGCGGTCTTCGCCGTCGGGCAGCTCCGCGACATGCTCACGATTCCGTGGTTCGACAGCTTGCTCGCGAATCCGAGCACCGCGCCGACGGTGGCGGTGGAGGCGGCGTGCGCACTGGGAAAAATCAAAACCGCAGCGGCCCGGGAGGTGCTCGCGCGCTATCTGACGCGAGCCAACGTCGCGCCGAATACGCGCGATGCGATCGGCGAAGCGCTGCTCGCCATCGGTCGCTCGACCGCCCGCGGCAACATCGCCCCGATCGTTCGCTTCACGAGCTCGCCCGACGAAGAGATCCGATGGCGCGCGACGTGGGCGCTCTTCCGCCCGCGCGATCCCGCGGCGGTCGCCGAGCTGCTGCGACTCAGCGGCGATCCCTCGGCGCTGGTCCGATCGTGGGCCGTGCGCGGCCTGGTCAAATCGCAAGCCGATTCCGCATCGCTCGGCGATCGCGCCGAAGCGAAGCTGATTGCCGCGACCCGAGACGACGATCGTCGCGTACGCACGGAAGCCGTGCGGGCGCTCGGCACCTACCCCGATTCGCAGGCAGTCGCGGCGCTGGTGACGGCGCTCGCGGCACCCGACGCATGGCTTTCGGTGAGCGCGGCCGAAGGACTCGGACGAGCGCGCGGACCGTCTGCCGTCGCGGCACTCGTCGCCGCGAGCGACGGGTCGCGCCCGTGCGCGCTACGCGCGACGGCGATTCGTCAGCTGCAACCGTTCGCCAACGCCGAAGCGCGCACCGCGGCATCAGCGCTGGCGAGCGACACTGTGCCCTACTGTCAGAATGTTGCCGCGCAGATCCTGCGCGACACGTCGGGCGGGGGAACCGGTCGCGGCGGAGGCAGAGGACGCGGCCGTCAGCCCCAACCGCTCGTCGAGCGACCATTCGGCGAGTACCGCGCCATCGTGGAGCGGTGGGTGGTCCCGGCGTATGAAGGAAAGCCGCTGCCGCGCGCCGAATGGCAGACGCCGCGCGGCACGATCGAGCTCGAGCTGTACGCCGGCGATGCGCCGCTCGCCATGGATGCTCTCGCGCGCATCACCGAACGGGGAACGATCGTCGGCACGGAGTTCACGCGCGTCGTGCCGGATTTCGTCGATCAGCAAGCGACGATCCGGGACGCCGCCCTACAGCGGGACGAAGTGAATCGCCATCGTCTGACGCGCGGCAATCTCGCGTGGGCGAGTGCGGGACTCGACACGGGACGGCCAGGCTACACGCTCAATCACACCCCGCAGCCGCACAACGAGGGCGACTTCACGTCACTCGGCAGAGTGGTTCGCGGCCAAGAGGTCGTCGACCGGATCGAGCTCGGTGATCGTATCACCGCGGCACGCATGATTTCCAACATGCCCCACCCATCATCTTGA
- a CDS encoding PadR family transcriptional regulator, with protein MPQNDQSGDMIQGMLDMLILKALSLAPMHGWGITERIHQWSEQALAVNQGSLYPALYRLKRQGWIASDWRTTENNRRARYYSLTTAGRRQLAAEQRGWERLSRGIQLVLRMEP; from the coding sequence GTGCCGCAGAACGACCAGTCCGGCGACATGATCCAGGGCATGCTCGACATGCTCATCCTCAAGGCACTCAGTCTCGCCCCGATGCACGGATGGGGGATCACGGAGCGGATCCACCAGTGGTCCGAGCAAGCACTGGCCGTGAATCAGGGCTCGCTCTACCCCGCCCTCTATCGCCTCAAGCGCCAGGGGTGGATCGCGTCCGACTGGCGCACCACCGAGAACAACCGCCGCGCGCGGTACTACTCGCTCACGACCGCCGGCCGGCGTCAGCTTGCCGCTGAGCAACGGGGTTGGGAACGGCTGTCGCGCGGCATCCAGCTCGTGTTGAGGATGGAACCATGA